In a single window of the Halobacteriovorax sp. DA5 genome:
- a CDS encoding TraR/DksA C4-type zinc finger protein has protein sequence MNRANSYLSDKQIAALKDALLADKERILNKNSEKEQYCMDKNELLDPLDEAVANVQTSQEIRFRNRENFYVKKINKALTKIEKGEYGLCDECDIEIGYDRLMARNTAELCISCKEEAEHEERSNVYLKRSKSLGKTIAEIGKR, from the coding sequence ATGAACAGAGCTAACTCGTATCTATCGGACAAGCAAATAGCTGCACTTAAAGATGCGCTACTTGCTGACAAAGAAAGAATTCTTAACAAAAACAGTGAGAAAGAGCAGTATTGCATGGACAAGAACGAACTACTTGACCCTCTAGATGAGGCAGTAGCTAACGTTCAAACATCGCAGGAAATTCGTTTCAGAAATCGTGAAAACTTCTACGTAAAGAAAATCAATAAAGCACTTACAAAAATCGAAAAAGGTGAATATGGCCTATGCGATGAGTGTGATATTGAAATTGGTTACGATCGTCTAATGGCGAGAAACACAGCGGAACTTTGTATTTCATGTAAAGAAGAAGCTGAGCACGAAGAGAGATCAAACGTATACTTAAAACGTTCAAAGTCTCTTGGAAAAACAATTGCTGAAATTGGAAAAAGATAA
- a CDS encoding aminotransferase class V-fold PLP-dependent enzyme codes for MFENYKIPNELIPSDPRFGVGPSLVPTEFVQRLADTKATLLGTSHRKPAVKNLVKEVQEGLKNFYNLPEGYEVVLGNGGATFLFDMIGLGLVNKKSVHYTCGEFSNKWFKSHHAIPWIEAQEIASEYGQGCEPQGSDAHADADMICFTLNETSTGVQTTTIPSVNDETLVAVDATSGAGQIPLDLTKVDCYFFSPQKVFASEGGLFVAIMSPKALKRAAEIAKTDRYIPGIMDWTVAIDNSLKNQTYNTPSISTLFYLNEQVKLMNSQGGEKNAVELARKKADMIYGWAKEESFLEAYVSDEKYRSTSVATINIDDKYEAAALIKVLEQQNAVNGIDSYRKLGKNQFRISLFHNVKFEDLQKLTKIISSAVNQANN; via the coding sequence ATGTTCGAAAATTATAAGATACCTAATGAATTAATTCCTAGTGATCCACGCTTTGGTGTTGGGCCATCTCTTGTTCCAACTGAATTTGTTCAAAGACTTGCTGATACAAAAGCAACGCTACTTGGGACTTCTCACAGAAAACCGGCAGTGAAAAATCTTGTAAAAGAAGTACAAGAGGGATTAAAAAATTTCTACAACTTACCTGAAGGTTATGAAGTCGTTTTAGGAAACGGTGGAGCAACTTTTCTTTTCGATATGATCGGTCTTGGTCTCGTTAATAAAAAAAGTGTTCACTACACATGTGGTGAATTCTCAAATAAATGGTTTAAGTCACATCATGCAATTCCATGGATTGAAGCGCAGGAAATTGCAAGTGAGTATGGCCAAGGTTGTGAGCCACAAGGCTCAGATGCTCATGCTGATGCTGACATGATTTGTTTTACTCTTAATGAAACTTCTACAGGTGTTCAAACGACGACAATCCCAAGTGTTAATGATGAGACACTTGTCGCTGTGGATGCAACAAGTGGTGCAGGACAAATTCCTCTTGATCTAACTAAAGTAGACTGCTATTTCTTTTCACCGCAAAAAGTTTTCGCATCTGAAGGTGGTCTCTTTGTCGCTATTATGTCACCGAAAGCACTAAAGCGTGCTGCAGAGATTGCAAAGACTGATCGCTATATTCCTGGTATTATGGATTGGACTGTTGCTATTGATAACTCTCTTAAAAATCAAACTTATAATACACCAAGTATCTCAACTCTTTTCTACTTAAATGAGCAGGTAAAGCTTATGAATTCTCAAGGCGGAGAAAAGAATGCAGTAGAACTTGCACGCAAGAAAGCTGATATGATTTACGGCTGGGCAAAGGAAGAAAGCTTTCTTGAGGCATACGTTTCTGATGAGAAGTATCGTTCAACTTCTGTTGCGACGATTAATATCGATGATAAGTATGAAGCTGCAGCACTCATTAAAGTACTTGAGCAACAAAATGCAGTTAACGGAATTGATTCGTACAGAAAGTTAGGAAAGAATCAGTTTAGAATTTCTCTTTTCCATAATGTGAAATTTGAAGATCTACAAAAGCTAACCAAAATTATTTCAAGCGCTGTTAATCAAGCAAATAATTAA
- the tgt gene encoding tRNA guanosine(34) transglycosylase Tgt gives MRIQDQVKEHFKFKVVHEDKNSGARAGVITTPHGEIPTPVFMPVGTHGAIKALPPNFLKDLDTKIILSNTYHLHLSPGSKLVEKAGGLHKFMNWDRPILTDSGGFQVFSLQRKAIKEEGAEFKDHKGKSIMLSPETSIQIQQELGSDIMMAFDECIPYPATREYTKNSIDRTHRWLDRCIDAWTNPKQALFGIIQGSTYDDYRDECLDELVKRDLPGYAIGGVSVGEGPELMEKIVKYTGPKMPKDKPRYVMGVGNPEDLCMIWEYGIDMSDCIIPTKFARGGTLFTKRGKIRIRHKNYRRDFFPIEPNCKCYCCQNFTRAYVKHLFDSNEILGQVLATMHNIEFYKNMAEEAREAILDNRYNEWKTEFLKNYNKDDGAKN, from the coding sequence ATGCGCATTCAAGATCAAGTCAAAGAACACTTCAAATTCAAAGTTGTCCACGAAGATAAGAATTCAGGAGCAAGAGCAGGTGTTATCACTACTCCTCATGGTGAAATTCCAACTCCAGTATTTATGCCAGTTGGTACGCACGGTGCAATTAAAGCACTACCACCAAACTTCCTAAAGGATCTGGACACTAAAATTATTCTTTCAAATACGTACCACCTTCACTTATCACCAGGTTCAAAACTGGTTGAAAAAGCAGGTGGACTACATAAGTTTATGAATTGGGATCGTCCAATTCTTACAGACTCAGGCGGATTCCAGGTTTTCTCACTTCAAAGAAAGGCCATTAAAGAAGAAGGAGCTGAGTTTAAGGACCATAAAGGTAAATCAATTATGCTCTCTCCAGAGACATCAATTCAAATCCAACAAGAGCTTGGATCAGATATCATGATGGCCTTTGATGAGTGTATTCCATACCCAGCGACACGCGAGTATACAAAGAATTCAATCGATCGTACTCACCGCTGGCTAGATCGTTGTATTGATGCTTGGACAAATCCAAAGCAGGCCCTTTTTGGTATTATCCAAGGTTCTACATACGATGATTATAGAGATGAGTGTCTTGATGAACTTGTTAAGCGCGACCTTCCAGGTTATGCCATTGGTGGTGTATCCGTAGGAGAAGGGCCTGAGCTTATGGAAAAAATCGTTAAGTACACAGGGCCTAAGATGCCAAAAGATAAACCACGCTACGTTATGGGCGTTGGTAATCCAGAAGACCTATGTATGATCTGGGAATACGGAATTGATATGAGTGACTGTATCATTCCAACAAAATTTGCACGTGGTGGAACGCTATTTACGAAACGTGGAAAGATTAGAATTCGTCACAAGAACTATCGTCGTGACTTCTTCCCTATTGAGCCAAATTGTAAGTGTTACTGTTGCCAGAACTTCACTCGTGCATATGTTAAGCACCTTTTTGATTCAAATGAGATCCTAGGACAAGTTCTAGCGACAATGCACAATATTGAATTCTATAAGAATATGGCAGAAGAAGCTCGTGAAGCAATTTTAGATAATCGCTACAACGAGTGGAAAACTGAATTTTTAAAAAATTACAATAAAGATGATGGTGCTAAAAACTAA
- a CDS encoding matrixin family metalloprotease produces the protein MKFIISLLLSTYTLAFTINANIPIRFASPEIRVDIADNACANITDSADEIMDMVEIAVSEYWNKIATSSLHLKGGDILTVNNDYTTEQICAAGEAGCVSQVPSTNTQILIVCNSNNTVFTSTGILAVTLPNNLNGTVIQGSVIGLNDIAGTRYNDQTRAQKIALFAHEIGHAFGLGHSSKESSLMYFRNLTGRETIGQDDWDGATYLYPKEQIPMCGSIAPIKDSAKYDGHIYEDIEKKISTEFSEHPPAKDSAALIAGLCMLLLVLVSTKRFAQAKIY, from the coding sequence ATGAAATTTATAATAAGCTTACTTCTTTCAACATACACCTTAGCATTTACGATCAACGCAAATATTCCTATTCGCTTTGCAAGTCCAGAAATTCGTGTCGATATAGCGGATAATGCTTGCGCAAATATTACAGACTCTGCTGATGAAATCATGGATATGGTAGAGATTGCAGTTAGTGAATATTGGAATAAGATTGCGACAAGTAGTTTACACCTAAAAGGTGGCGATATCTTAACGGTTAACAATGATTATACAACTGAACAAATCTGTGCTGCAGGAGAAGCTGGTTGTGTCAGCCAAGTACCAAGTACTAACACACAGATTCTGATCGTTTGTAATAGTAATAATACAGTTTTTACTTCCACAGGAATTTTAGCTGTAACACTACCAAATAATCTAAACGGAACAGTTATCCAAGGCTCTGTCATTGGCCTAAATGACATTGCAGGAACTCGCTACAACGACCAGACAAGGGCCCAGAAGATTGCTCTTTTTGCCCATGAAATCGGACATGCCTTTGGCCTTGGCCACTCTTCAAAAGAAAGCTCACTTATGTACTTTAGAAACCTCACAGGTAGAGAAACGATTGGGCAAGACGATTGGGATGGTGCCACTTACCTTTATCCTAAGGAACAAATACCAATGTGTGGCTCAATTGCACCGATAAAAGATAGTGCCAAGTATGATGGCCATATTTATGAGGATATTGAGAAAAAGATAAGTACGGAATTTTCTGAACACCCGCCAGCAAAGGATTCCGCCGCCTTGATCGCAGGGCTGTGCATGCTATTATTGGTCTTAGTTTCAACAAAGAGATTTGCGCAAGCAAAAATTTATTAA
- the murD gene encoding UDP-N-acetylmuramoyl-L-alanine--D-glutamate ligase: MIINESLNKYNKIAVVGLGVSGVSALRLLAFLGKDIYLVNQGPVDKWPAFEDSTCIKARLPQDEAADMLGEMDLIILSPGMSKELPLFSKASCPIWCEIELAYKFADAPILGVTGTNGKTTVVSFLEECGKQDPTGEYFVGGNIGTPFCDYIYERMSGEREPAQGIILELSSFQLNLIEEFQCDVAGILNLTFSHGERYDDLRSYALDKFEIFKNMANEGIGFLPNNLEVKNEFPIRNEHQLDLSIAKVKEELSEVIDIDSLKIYGEHNLVNTYFVYLMWDAFTGNIKAFQNACEVFSGVEYRLQMIRHTQEGRYFFNDAKSTNWEATLTALNGVKGLGEVELIIGGQLRGHGDNQLEKLLPFKSQIKKILFFGESGKVLSESNFEIESEYFENLDEIFKAGFSASVVLFSPAFPSFDQYANYVKRGEHFTKLALT; encoded by the coding sequence ATGATCATCAATGAATCGTTAAATAAGTATAATAAGATAGCTGTTGTAGGCCTTGGGGTTTCTGGAGTTTCAGCACTTCGCTTGCTGGCCTTTCTAGGTAAGGATATTTATTTAGTTAATCAAGGACCTGTTGATAAGTGGCCGGCCTTTGAAGATTCGACGTGTATTAAGGCGAGACTTCCTCAAGATGAAGCTGCCGATATGCTAGGGGAGATGGATCTGATTATTCTCTCACCGGGGATGTCTAAGGAGTTGCCATTATTTTCAAAAGCATCATGCCCAATTTGGTGTGAAATTGAACTTGCTTATAAATTTGCTGATGCACCAATTCTTGGAGTGACAGGAACAAATGGTAAGACAACAGTCGTCTCTTTCCTTGAAGAATGTGGCAAGCAGGATCCAACTGGTGAATACTTTGTTGGTGGTAATATTGGAACACCATTTTGTGACTATATCTATGAGCGCATGAGTGGAGAGCGTGAACCGGCCCAAGGTATAATTCTAGAGCTTTCAAGTTTTCAACTAAATCTCATTGAAGAATTTCAGTGTGATGTTGCAGGAATCTTAAACCTTACTTTCAGCCACGGTGAACGCTATGATGATCTAAGATCATATGCACTGGATAAATTCGAAATCTTTAAGAATATGGCCAATGAAGGAATCGGATTCTTACCGAATAATTTAGAAGTAAAAAATGAATTCCCAATTCGCAACGAGCATCAACTTGATCTCTCAATTGCTAAGGTTAAAGAAGAGCTTTCTGAGGTTATTGATATTGATTCACTTAAAATCTACGGTGAACACAATCTCGTCAATACATACTTTGTCTATCTTATGTGGGATGCCTTTACTGGCAATATCAAGGCATTTCAAAATGCCTGTGAAGTCTTTAGTGGTGTGGAATACCGCTTGCAGATGATAAGACACACGCAAGAAGGACGCTATTTCTTTAATGATGCCAAGTCCACAAATTGGGAGGCAACTCTTACGGCCTTAAACGGTGTGAAGGGGCTAGGGGAAGTTGAGTTAATTATTGGTGGCCAGCTTCGTGGTCATGGTGATAACCAGCTTGAGAAGCTTCTTCCTTTTAAAAGTCAGATTAAGAAGATTCTCTTCTTTGGTGAATCTGGAAAGGTTCTAAGTGAATCGAATTTTGAAATTGAATCTGAGTATTTTGAAAATTTGGATGAGATTTTTAAAGCAGGCTTTAGTGCAAGTGTCGTTCTATTTTCTCCGGCGTTTCCTTCTTTTGATCAGTATGCAAATTACGTCAAAAGAGGAGAGCACTTTACGAAATTAGCACTTACTTAA
- a CDS encoding serine protease, with product MAKRYVGGDEWSRPRVTKKLFQTLDTNTKSLVLRTAKVVNKIKRKIGTAFLYQEELEHYIFLTNYHVISGEKECSESSLLLINEDHNKIVAKCDGVISIGTIKSGSDYLYFRIKKSEKLNFLSELPTLNTKFSNPVAGDPLVTVGFGGGKADLRRYDAKIAQDTDCIYLTGNMDIRFNKDKVRDVFFTACDAQSGDSGSAIMNRDTGEIIGLFFGVADQNRKNPLSTQEIWDNLGSDYLEFYTNSSMSIDLRAISLK from the coding sequence ATGGCCAAACGCTACGTTGGTGGAGATGAATGGAGTAGGCCAAGGGTTACAAAGAAGCTCTTTCAAACACTTGATACAAACACAAAGAGCTTAGTTCTTCGTACCGCCAAGGTCGTTAACAAAATAAAGAGAAAAATTGGAACTGCTTTTCTTTACCAAGAAGAACTTGAACATTATATCTTTCTCACTAATTATCACGTAATAAGTGGCGAGAAAGAATGTAGCGAATCCTCCCTTTTACTCATTAATGAAGACCACAATAAGATAGTAGCAAAGTGTGATGGTGTTATAAGCATAGGCACAATTAAATCAGGTAGCGATTATCTTTACTTTCGAATTAAGAAAAGTGAGAAACTAAACTTTCTCTCAGAACTTCCAACGCTTAATACTAAATTTTCAAATCCTGTAGCTGGAGATCCTCTCGTAACTGTTGGTTTTGGTGGTGGCAAGGCCGATCTGAGAAGATATGATGCTAAGATAGCACAAGATACTGACTGCATTTATCTTACAGGGAATATGGATATTAGATTCAACAAGGATAAGGTAAGAGATGTTTTCTTTACTGCCTGCGATGCTCAATCCGGAGATTCCGGAAGTGCTATTATGAATCGAGATACAGGAGAGATCATCGGACTCTTCTTTGGTGTAGCTGATCAAAATAGAAAGAATCCTCTATCAACACAAGAGATTTGGGATAACCTAGGAAGCGATTACTTAGAGTTTTACACTAACTCATCCATGTCAATTGATCTAAGAGCGATTTCTTTGAAATAA
- a CDS encoding DEAD/DEAH box helicase — translation MAKSTKEFVDIVDMDLFAGFLKENKLTKPTEVQAEAIPQFLEGHNLQVQAQTGSGKTLSYLLPLFQKLKETEADIKNQKAGSPRAIILLPIKELAMQVSDECKKISHHAKMRVRLALGGEKGKKVSTLKKQTFDILIGGPGRIKSMIEKKEIRLDELEYLIIDEADQLLDMGFMRELKAIRRHLTSSYQACLVSATMADDFDMLKADFFSGMEFKSVSLVGSHGLSQTIETFNIALDYTEKNAMLDVFVKKEAKGSGIIFVNQKEKAVEVYNYMKQAKLHKNLYVSHGDITAKERSENFKKFKSTGGILITTDMAARGIDIKTLQWVLNYDLPFEAVYYIHRSGRVGRAGRAGSVYNFVTKKDQKLIGQINDAIKNQDTLKIDPIFLKSMAKKSGAKKVAKKVARRGPAPQKKTSKTTTRSTSRTGGHTPSRTSKTSRGRRR, via the coding sequence ATGGCAAAAAGCACAAAAGAATTTGTTGACATTGTTGATATGGACCTATTTGCAGGTTTCCTTAAAGAGAATAAACTAACAAAACCAACTGAAGTACAAGCTGAAGCAATTCCTCAGTTTCTAGAAGGTCACAACCTACAAGTACAGGCCCAAACTGGTAGTGGTAAAACACTAAGTTATCTTCTACCACTATTTCAAAAGCTAAAAGAAACAGAAGCAGACATAAAAAATCAAAAGGCAGGCTCGCCTCGCGCGATTATTCTTCTACCAATTAAAGAGCTTGCGATGCAAGTCTCTGATGAGTGTAAGAAGATTTCTCACCATGCAAAGATGCGTGTTCGTCTTGCCCTTGGTGGTGAAAAAGGCAAGAAGGTAAGTACACTTAAAAAACAAACTTTTGATATTCTTATTGGAGGCCCTGGCCGAATTAAATCAATGATTGAGAAAAAAGAGATCCGTCTCGATGAACTTGAGTATCTAATTATTGATGAAGCCGACCAGCTTCTTGATATGGGATTTATGCGTGAGCTTAAGGCCATTCGTCGTCATCTTACGTCTTCGTACCAAGCATGCCTTGTTTCTGCAACGATGGCCGATGACTTTGATATGCTAAAGGCCGACTTCTTCTCAGGTATGGAATTTAAATCAGTAAGCCTAGTTGGCTCACACGGACTTTCTCAAACTATTGAAACTTTCAATATTGCTCTCGATTATACAGAGAAGAATGCCATGCTTGATGTTTTCGTTAAAAAAGAAGCAAAGGGCAGTGGGATTATTTTTGTTAACCAAAAAGAGAAGGCGGTAGAAGTTTATAACTATATGAAGCAAGCAAAACTTCATAAAAACCTTTACGTTTCTCATGGTGATATTACTGCAAAAGAAAGAAGTGAGAATTTTAAAAAGTTTAAATCAACTGGTGGTATTCTTATCACTACTGATATGGCGGCCCGTGGGATCGACATTAAGACTCTGCAATGGGTACTAAATTACGATCTTCCATTTGAAGCAGTTTATTATATTCACCGTTCGGGACGTGTAGGTCGTGCTGGAAGGGCCGGAAGTGTCTATAACTTTGTAACTAAGAAAGATCAAAAACTTATTGGTCAAATTAATGATGCCATTAAGAATCAAGATACTTTGAAGATTGATCCAATCTTTCTTAAGTCGATGGCAAAGAAATCGGGAGCTAAAAAGGTTGCAAAGAAAGTTGCTAGACGTGGGCCAGCACCACAGAAAAAGACTTCAAAAACGACGACGAGATCAACATCTCGCACAGGTGGACATACACCTTCTCGTACTTCAAAAACTTCTCGCGGCAGACGCCGTTAA